The proteins below come from a single Aspergillus oryzae RIB40 DNA, chromosome 5 genomic window:
- a CDS encoding uncharacterized protein (predicted protein), which produces MSSTSTPLTTPPTPQPDPRYAQLFHDLSTRFAQTSLPPEKWYILAISTIVASPDPERCDQLYLHLINQAPYSTPSARQELIRRLREALFKSIIIVGVCKPIEAILAISKYEREEDKDYTFTRENWQCDQANHDRGVAWLEKLYARNTTGTLDLFRAHQDFGWLSKEITYGLFLSDRGVLDDLDTQMVVLPAIMSQNLKNETHWHIRGTRRLGVCMEDVKVVWECIQRVAGFYGTVLDKVPTVEEVESDV; this is translated from the coding sequence atgtcatcaacatcaacacctctaacaacaccaccaaccccgcAACCAGACCCCCGCTACGCCCAACTCTTCCACGACCTCTCAACCCGCTTCGCGCAaacctccctccccccagAAAAATGGTACATCCTCGCCATATCCACAATAGTAGCCAGCCCGGACCCGGAACGCTGCGACCAGCTCTACCTGCACCTAATCAACCAAGCCCCCTACAGCACCCCATCAGCTAGACAAGAACTAATCCGGCGCCTCCGCGAAGCCCTCTTCAAAAGCATCATCATAGTAGGCGTGTGCAAACCCATCGAAGCAATCCTAGCCATCAGCAAATACGAAcgcgaagaagacaaagactaCACCTTTACGCGGGAGAACTGGCAATGCGACCAGGCCAACCATGACCGCGGCGTAGCGTGGCTGGAGAAGCTGTATGCGCGGAACACGACGGGGACGCTAGATTTGTTCCGCGCGCATCAGGATTTCGGGTGGTTGTCGAAGGAGATTACGTATGGGTTGTTTTTGTCGGATCGGGGGGTGTTGGATGATTTGGATACGcagatggtggtgttgccggCTATTATGAGCCAGAATTTGAAGAATGAGACGCATTGGCATATTCGGGGGACGAGGAGGTTGGGGGTTTGTATGGAGGATGTTAAGGTTGTTTGGGAGTGTATTCAGCGCGTGGCTGGGTTTTATGGGACCGTGTTGGATAAGGTGCCTACtgttgaggaggtggagagtgaTGTTTGA
- a CDS encoding protein-transporting protein BCP1 (isoamyl acetate-hydrolyzing esterase and related enzymes), giving the protein MGKRKEIKDNDVEMGGTDPRVDGDESDEDMDIVNVDFEWFDPQPIDFHGLKILLRQLFDSDAQIFDMSALSDMILAQPLLGSTVKVDGNESDPYAFLTVLNLQEHKDKPVIKDLISYLQRKASSNPDLAPLSQLLSQTPVPPIGLILTERLINMPAEVVPPMYTMLMEEIAWAIQDKEPYKFSHYLIVSKNYEEVQSKLDMEDSRPQKKKKKSGDKVEKFYFHPEDEILEKHTRCFGSIEYTHKHDEGHSDSKRAFQELGIRTNGSLMLFDADKLEGAINEMKEFLQPPV; this is encoded by the exons ATGGGTAAACGCAAGGAGATTAAAGATAACGATGTCGAAATGGGTGGCACCGACCCTCGTGTGGACGGCGATGAGTCCGACGAG GACATGGACATTGTGAATGTCGATTTCGAGTGGTTCGACCCTCAGCCGATTGATTTCCACGGTCTTAAGATCCTCCTTCGCCAGCTCTTCGACTCCGATGCTCAGATCTTCGACATGTCCGCTTTGTCGGACATGATCCTCGCGCAACCGTTGCTGGGATCAACGGTGAAGGTAGACGGCAACGAGTCGGATCCGTATGCCTTCTTGACCGTGCTGAATCTCCAGGAACACAAG GATAAGCCCGTCATCAAAGACTTAATATCCTACCTCCAGCGTAAAGCGTCATCGAATCCCGACCTCGCCCCTCTTTCCCAGCTTCTTTCCCAAACACCTGTTCCCCCGATCGGATTGATTCTTACCGAGCGATTGATCAACATGCCCGCCGAAGTGGTTCCTCCGATGTACACTAtgctgatggaggagattgccTGGGCTATTCAAGACAAGGAGCCCTACAAGTTCTCGCACTACCTGATCGTGTCCAAGAATTATGAGGAGGTCCAGTCGAAGTTGGACATGGAGGACTCACGGCcgcagaagaaaaagaagaagtcggGTGACAAGGTTGAGAAGTTCTACTTCCACCCtgaggatgagattcttGAGAAGCACACGCGGTGCTTCGGGTCTATTGAATACACACACAAGCATGATGAGGGACACTCGGATTCGAAGCGCGCGTTCCAGGAGCTGGGTATCAGGACCAATGGAAGTCTGATGCTGTTCGATGCGGATAAACTCGAGGGGGCGATCAACGAGATGAAGGAGTTCTTGCAGCCTCCAGTATGA
- the mdv1 gene encoding WD repeat-containing protein (WD40 repeat) — translation MSHLPSPNDPLIDPSGTQTRHIEAFGRKVTSTAGHLIGPTGDGNPAHYHNAMADIQRELRRPNTQRRVFALTQTTPTDLVRSKLSTSEIQSRALSSLPDDLLANIPDDSSSYSLFEGFQASQDDIEYRKAHRRRASKSKKLLKDGENRAALPSAPAELKKERDLLSRRMELMGVRKNMCSSEIHDIDNKIANLHNMRKIVLDRLAGLEMEEAELEHELTELENKLEDIQEETPETAVVGTPKSSANDESMASEDPAMDASFMSESIYQKIPSPKSLKHKSKRKRSMPILHEHFSPGSLIKEMEAHTDMVTAIDFDYPFGTMITAALDDTVRVWDLNVGRCTGFLEGHNASVRCLQIEDNIVATGSMDASVKLWDLSRARSRPRSSRINKHEDEEDAADDASQVSHSTTLEDCHVFSLDSHVGEVTALHFRGDNLISGSADKTLRQWDLVKGRCVQTLDVLWAAAQADTLNGDSTWRPSGRVPDASADFVGALQCFDAALACGTADGMVRLWDLRSGQVHRSLVGHTGPVTCLQFDDVHLVTGSMDRSIRIWDLRMGSIYDAFAYDKPVTSMKFDAKRIVAAAGESVVKVYDKADGNHWDCGAGVGADEQGPLPATVDRVCLKDGFLVEGRQDGIVGAWTC, via the exons ATGAGTCACCTTCCG TCGCCCAATGATCCGCTGATAGACCCTTCCGGTACGCAGACCAGACATATCGAGGCCTTCGGGAGGAAAGTGACGTCGACAGCCGGGCATTTAATAGGCCCTACGGGCGACGGAAATCCCGCCCATTACCACAATGCTATGGCGGATATCCAGCGCGAGCTGCGGCGGCCCAATACGCAGCGCAGAGTATTCGCCTTGACCCAGACTACGCCGACGGATCTGGTCCGCTCCAAGCTGTCGACTTCCGAAATCCAATCGCGAgccctctcctctcttcccgACGACCTCCTTGCGAACATCCCTGATGACAGCAGCTCCTACTCCCTGTTTGAAGGCTTCCAGGCCTCTCAAGACGATATCGAATATAGAAAGGCCCATCGACGGCGCGCTTCCAAATCCAAAAAATTGTTGAAAGATGGCGAAAACCGGGCAGCCCTTCCGTCCGCCCCGGcggagctgaagaaggaacgTGATTTGTTAAGTCGCCGCATGGAACTGATGGGGGTGCGCAAAAATATGTGCAGCTCGGAGATACACGATATAGACAACAAGATCGCGAACCTTCACAACATGCGCAAGATTGTTTTGGACCGGTTGGCTGGActagagatggaggaggcggaACTGGAACACGAAC TGACTGAGCTCGAAAATAAACTTGAGGATATCCAAGAGGAAACACCGGAGACTGCTGTTGTGGGCACTCCGAAATCATCCGCAAACGATGAATCGATGGCCTCGGAGGATCCAGCCATGGATGCATCTTTCATGTCGGAATCAATTTATCAAAAGATTCCATCACCGAAAAGCCTGAAGCACAAATCAAAAA GAAAACGGTCGATGCCTATTTTACACGAGCACTTCAGCCCCGGATCCTTGATTAAGGAGATGGAAGCGCATACCGATATGGTGACTGCCATTGATTTTGACTATCCTTTCGGCACAATGATTACCGCAGCGTTAGATGATACCGTGCGAGTTTGGGATCTCAATGTCGGAAGGTGTACTGGGTTTCTGGAGGGGCATAACGCATCAGTTCGATGTCTTCAGATCGAGGACAACATTGTGGCTACGGGTTCTATGGATGCCTCGGTCAAGCTTTGGGATTTGAGTCGCGCCCGCTCTAGACCTCGAAGCAGCCGCATTAACAAGCacgaggacgaagaggacgCTGCTGACGACGCTTCCCAAGTATCCCATTCAACGACGTTAGAGGATTGCCACGTATTTTCACTAGATTCCCATGTCGGTGAAGTGACAGCGCTCCATTTCCGAGGTGACAACTTGATCTCTGGCTCGGCGGATAAGACTCTGCGTCAATGGGATCTCGTTAAAGGGCGTTGTGTGCAGACATTAGATGTTCTCTGGGCTGCAGCTCAAGCGGATACATTGAATGGAGACAGCACATGGCGACCGTCCGGGCGCGTACCAGACGCATCTGCAGATTTTGTGGGGGCGCTTCAATGTTTCGATGCCGCCCTAGCTTGCGGTACTGCCGACGGCATGGTGCGTCTGTGGGATCTGCGCAGTGGCCAAGTCCACCGTAGTCTTGTTGGCCACACAGGCCCTGTTACATGCTTACAGTTTGATGATGTGCATCTCGTGACAGGAAGTATGGACCGTAGTATTCGG ATCTGGGATCTCCGAATGGGATCCATCTACGACGCATTCGCCTACGACAAACCCGTCACCAGCATGAAGTTCGACGCGAAACGAATCGTGGCTGCCGCGGGAGAGAGCGTGGTGAAGGTCTACGACAAGGCGGACGGCAACCACTGGGACTGTGGTGCCGGCGTTGGTGCTGATGAACAAGGACCGCTTCCTGCGACTGTCGACCGAGTGTGTCTCAAAGACGGATTTCTCGTTGAAGGTCGCCAGGACGGTATTGTTGGCGCGTGGACGTGTTAG
- a CDS encoding chorismate mutase ARO7 (chorismate mutase): MDTAIDLSDASKALDLANIRFQLIRLEDTITFHLIERVQFPLNKPIYVPGGVKIPGDDIPLMDYLLREQERIQSRVRRYQSPDEYPFFPDVLEEPILAPLEYPKILHDNDVNVNDTIKRRYVEDILPAVCPQFGREDRGETQENYGSAATADVSCLQALSRRIHFGKFVAESKFQKEPERFVKMIKANDRVGIDDAITDAKVERKVLERLALKAKTYGTDPAFPTETGSKINVEAVVAMYKEYVIPLTKVVEVEYLMQRLKGTQWE; this comes from the exons atGGACACAGCCATTGATCTTTCCGATGCCTCCAAGGCCCTGGATCTAGCCAATATCCGGTTTCAATTAAT CCGTCTCGAAGACACCATCACCTTCCACCTGATCGAGCGCGTCCAGTTTCCTCTCAATAAGCCCATTTACGTCCCCGGCGGTGTCAAGATTCCCGGCGATGATATCCCGCTGATGGATTATCTGCTCCGTGAGCAGGAGCGGATTCAGTCGCGCGTGCGTCGCTACCAGTCCCCGGATgaatatcctttctttccgGATGTCCTTGAGGAGCCGATCCTAGCGCCGCTGGAGTATCCGAAGATCCTTCATGACAATGATGTGAACGTGAACGATACCATCAAACGGCGCTACGTCGAGGATATTCTCCCTGCTGTCTGTCCGCAGTTTGGACGTGAGGATCGTGGTGAGACGCAGGAGAACTATGGGTCGGCTGCGACCGCCGACGTTAGCTGTCTGCAGGCGCTGTCTCGGCGCATTCACTTCGGCAAGTTCGTGGCCGAGTCGAAGTTCCAGAAGGAGCCGGAGCGATTCGTCAAGATGATCAAGGCGAATGATCGGGTTGGGATCGATGATGCTATTACCGACGCAAAGGTCGAGCGGAAGGTGCTGGAGAGACTGGCGCTGAAGGCGAAGACTTACGGAACTGATCCCGCATTCCCGACGGAGACCGGCTCGAAGATCAACGTCGAGGCTGTGGTTGCCATGTATAAG GAATATGTCATTCCTTTGACCAAGGTCGTAGAGGTTGAATACCTTATGCAACGCCTGAAGGGAACCCAATGGGAGTAA
- a CDS encoding uncharacterized protein (predicted protein): MPPKRASTRRAGAVTRTSERGTPSYIPNMSSPDARNPALPDIPTKQSFAYGSSTTPILPRELSAKPRMNLAEMATNIDEGRRVAQDRDFDRPHMNTRSRRQSISASLSPVRRSRREPTPDQLQLLDSLREATMSPNPNGQDHAEQSTPTPTPPIPHTLSTASSPATESLTNPKYPVLTTDQLYPSPLLRYGSPARNAISLSSPNFATSIDNESVVSWNVERDIHEDDLQRTRPNGYLDGPHGKNITAPPRRFSGFAFAQEPIEELDEPTTQLSITKSRSPEAVAADIQPKPEPLSEPEMVPSPESTPSPEPEPEPEREPEPEPEREPERQPTPPRAPALAPRTASKPELSSAPTRTIIPSNPIREASFDESTHESTSPLRERVKSNVRSVGNAAVGLQKGLPIKPVSLVVLAVVSILTACFFGDQISSISSSIGSRLPLYGSPFRDLNATALQAVHGLSNQVVRLGEEVSSLSKEVDVIKSEVEHIPAPSTIVQPIPAQETPKTNFLSIGMGVLVDPYNTSPTSGRSAGFLQKLHSRFLPSSSQQQPEPPLAALTPWQDVGECWCSKPRSGMSQLALHLGREIVPEEVVIEHIPKGASIRPEVAPRDMELWAQFQIVDESNPDSPPSPNPSRTSGILSEELSLHNHIIDTLRLAYKDEPEGAYSNDELLGPSFYRVGQWTYDLHASNHIQKFELDAIIDVPAIRVNKVAFRVKSNWGGNDTCLYRLKLYGHI; the protein is encoded by the coding sequence ATGCCTCCCAAGCGCGCTTCTACTCGGCGTGCAGGAGCTGTGACTCGGACCTCTGAACGTGGGACTCCTTCGTACATCCCTAACATGTCAAGTCCAGATGCGAGGAATCCTGCCTTGCCTGATATACCGACCAAGCAATCATTCGCCTATGgttcatcaacaacaccaatTCTTCCCCGTGAGCTTTCGGCGAAGCCGAGGATGAATCTGGCTGAAATGGCCACCAATATTGATGAAGGCCGCAGAGTCGCCCAAGATCGAGACTTTGATAGACCGCACATGAACACACGTTCGCGAAGACAATCTATTTCTGCAAGCTTATCCCCTGTTCGGCGAAGTCGGCGTGAGCCAACTCCAgatcagctgcagctgctcgATTCGTTACGCGAAGCCACTATGTCCCCTAATCCTAATGGTCAAGACCATGCAGAGCAATCTACTCCGACTCCTACTCCTCCTATTCCACATACTCTGTCCACAGCATCCAGTCCGGCTACCGAATCTCTTACGAACCCCAAATACCCTGTCTTGACTACTGACCAACTTTACCCGTCTCCACTTCTGCGATATGGGTCACCTGCCCGTAATGCAATCTCATTGAGCTCACCCAACTTTGCAACCTCTATCGACAATGAATCAGTCGTCTCATGGAACGTAGAACGTGATATCCATGAAGATGACCTGCAACGGACACGTCCGAATGGGTATCTTGATGGACCGCATGGAAAGAACATTACAGCCCCTCCCCGCCGGTTTTCAGGCTTCGCATTTGCCCAAGAGCCTATTGAGGAACTCGACGAACCGACTACCCAGCTCTCTATAACTAAATCACGTTCTCCTGAGGCTGTCGCAGCCGATATTCAGCCTAAACCTGAACCGCTGTCAGAGCCTGAAATGGTGCCGTCGCCCGAGTCCACGCCTTCGCCTGAACCAGAACCAGAGCCTGAGAGGGAGcctgaacctgaacctgaGCGCGAGCCTGAGCGCCAGCCCACGCCCCCTCGTGCTCCCGCTCTAGCGCCCAGAACCGCATCAAAACCTgagctttcttcagctcccaCTAGGACGATCATTCCCAGCAATCCTATCCGGGAGGCTTCATTCGACGAGAGCACGCACGAGAGCACGTCCCCGTTACGAGAACGTGTCAAGAGCAATGTGCGCTCAGTGGGAAATGCAGCAGTTGGTTTACAGAAAGGCTTGCCTATCAAACCGGTCTCTCTGGTGGTACTAGCAGTAGTATCTATTCTCACAGCATGCTTTTTTGGCGACCAAATCTCCAGCATTTCTTCCAGTATCGGCTCGCGTCTTCCGTTATACGGAAGCCCCTTTCGTGATTTGAACGCAACTGCATTACAAGCAGTCCATGGTCTTTCTAACCAAGTGGTCCGCCTTGGAGAGGAAGTGTCCTCGCTTTCTAAGGAGGTTGATGTCATTAAATCCGAGGTTGAACATATACCTGCCCCTTCCACTATTGTTCAACCAATACCAGCTCAGGAGACTCCGAAAACCAATTTTCTATCTATAGGCATGGGCGTTCTTGTCGACCCGTACAACACTAGCCCCACATCTGGGCGGTCTGCGGGTTTCCTGCAGAAACTCCACTCTCGATTTTTGCCCTCAAGCTCGCAGCAACAGCCGGAGCCTCCGCTTGCAGCTTTGACACCTTGGCAGGACGTGGGAGAATGTTGGTGTAGCAAGCCTCGCTCTGGGATGTCTCAGCTTGCACTGCACTTGGGACGTGAAATCGTACCAGAGGAGGTGGTTATAGAACACATACCGAAGGGGGCAAGCATTAGGCCAGAAGTTGCACCTCGGGATATGGAGCTATGGGCTCAATTCCAGATCGTCGATGAATCAAACCCTGACTCGCCTCCTTCTCCCAATCCCTCGCGCACCTCCGGGATATTGTCTGAAGAGCTTTCTCTGCACAACCACATCATAGATACCCTGCGGTTGGCATACAAAGATGAACCCGAGGGTGCATACTCGAACGACGAACTCCTGGGACCTTCGTTCTATCGCGTCGGACAGTGGACTTACGATCTCCATGCCTCGAACCATATCCAGAAGTTTGAGTTAGATGCTATCATTGATGTTCCAGCGATCCGGGTAAACAAAGTGGCCTTCCGGGTCAAGTCGAACTGGGGTGGAAACGATACATGTCTGTATCGGTTGAAACTATATGGCCACATATAG